In a single window of the Papaver somniferum cultivar HN1 chromosome 8, ASM357369v1, whole genome shotgun sequence genome:
- the LOC113302778 gene encoding uncharacterized protein LOC113302778 isoform X1 codes for MADPHNPNPVAEEPSTAALVVPLIDPNHNIIRIKDEEVKEEELTDTELEENLQKLNNFLLLFGFHQCSLSGTIVSWVAFAIIGVSVPVLILLLPSCSGCEKYQINKFELDILASQSLLAAISLLCVSHNLRKHGIRKFLFVDRYHGHMGKFREEYVKMIQGSWKVSFCPHPTIHCWMGTRLGKYLAFVVNRRPCAPNAGFFSLLVLWIIPCFVLKTVREVIRVIYVDHESWWISVAILFALLSSWAYSTIISLSASVLLNLVCNLQVIHFADYTKLLESDSDVIALIDEHVRLRHHLSKISHRFRIFLLLEFLVVTCSQVVTLFQTTGYHGIITLINGGDFAVSSIVQVVGIVICLHATAKISHRAQRVASVASRWHALVTSNSPDPSRMRGSNSVGNFEALANPIRSIPTVFSESDLESLDSIGPPNYTQLASHVSSYNKRQAFVLLCSNVSAVQPAGVTIYGWTVDRELINTVFLIEFSLILFVLGKTMIFT; via the exons ATGGCTGATCCACATAACCCTAACCCAGTTGCTGAAGAGCCATCAACAGCAGCCCTAGTAGTTCCACTGATTGATCCAAACCATAACATAATCCGAATAAAAGATGAAGaagttaaagaagaagaattaactGATACAGAATTAGAGGAAAACCTGCAAAAACTAAACAACTTCTTATTATTGTTTGGTTTTCATCAATGTTCATTATCAGGGACTATAGTATCTTGGGTTGCATTTGCAATTATTGGTGTTTCAGTGCCAGTTTTAATACTATTGCTTCCTAGTTGTTCAGGTTGTGAAAAATATCAAATCAATAAATTtgaacttgatattttagcttCTCAATCTCTTCTTGCTGCCATTTCTTTACTTTGTGTTTCTCATAATTTGAGGAAACATGGGATTCGAAAATTCCTTTTTGTTGATCGCTATCATGGTCATATGGGGAAATTCCGGGAAGAGTATGTCAAGATGATCCAG GGTTCGTGGAAAGTCTCTTTCTGCCCTCATCCCACGATCCATTGTTGGATGGGAACCCGTTTGGGTAAATACCTGGCATTTGTGGTGAATCGGAGACCGTGTGCTCCAAATGCT GGATTCTTCAGCTTGCTTGTTCTGTGGATAATACCATGCTTTGTTTTGAAAACTGTTCGTGAAGTTATCCGAGTTATATATGTTGATCATGAGTCGTGGTGGATCTCAGTTGCTATACTGTTTGCTTTGCTTTCCTCATGGGCGTATTCTACTATAATCTCTCTGTCGGCCAGTGTTTTGCTCAATTTAGTGTGCAATCTTCAAGTTATCCACTTCGCTGATTACACGAAACTCTTGGAAAGTGATTCAGATGTTATTGCACTTATTGATGAACATGTTCGTTTAAGGCACCATCTCTCTAAGATAAGCCACAGATTccgtatttttcttcttttggaatTCCTGGTTGTGACATGTAGTCAAGTGGTTACTCTGTTCCAAACTACAGGGTATCATGGAATCATCACTCTCATCAATGGAGGGGATTTTGCA GTCAGCTCCATCGTCCAAGTCGTTGGCATAGTCATCTGCTTACATGCAACCGCAAAGATTTCTCATAGAGCACAACGTGTTGCATCTGTTGCTAGtagatggcatgccttggtaacAAGTAACTCACCTGATCCATCTCGTATGAGAGGCTCAAATAGTGTGGGGAACTTCGAGGCACTTGCTAATCCAATAAGATCAATACCTACAGtcttctctgaaagtgatttGGAGTCGTTGGATAGCATTGGACCACCAAATTATACACAGCTGGCTTCTCATGTGTCTTCATACAATAAGAGACAAGCATTTG TTTTGTTATGCAGTAATGTATCTGCAGTCCAACCGGCTGGAGTCACAATCTATGGATGGACGGTAGACCGAGAACTCATCAACACAGTTTTCCTAATCGAGTTCTCACTGATACTTTTCGTTCTTGGGAAAACCATGATCTTCACTTGA
- the LOC113302778 gene encoding uncharacterized protein LOC113302778 isoform X4: MADPHNPNPVAEEPSTAALVVPLIDPNHNIIRIKDEEVKEEELTDTELEENLQKLNNFLLLFGFHQCSLSGTIVSWVAFAIIGVSVPVLILLLPSCSGCEKYQINKFELDILASQSLLAAISLLCVSHNLRKHGIRKFLFVDRYHGHMGKFREEYVKMIQGFFSLLVLWIIPCFVLKTVREVIRVIYVDHESWWISVAILFALLSSWAYSTIISLSASVLLNLVCNLQVIHFADYTKLLESDSDVIALIDEHVRLRHHLSKISHRFRIFLLLEFLVVTCSQVVTLFQTTGYHGIITLINGGDFAVSSIVQVVGIVICLHATAKISHRAQRVASVASRWHALVTSNSPDPSRMRGSNSVGNFEALANPIRSIPTVFSESDLESLDSIGPPNYTQLASHVSSYNKRQAFVLLCSNVSAVQPAGVTIYGWTVDRELINTVFLIEFSLILFVLGKTMIFT, encoded by the exons ATGGCTGATCCACATAACCCTAACCCAGTTGCTGAAGAGCCATCAACAGCAGCCCTAGTAGTTCCACTGATTGATCCAAACCATAACATAATCCGAATAAAAGATGAAGaagttaaagaagaagaattaactGATACAGAATTAGAGGAAAACCTGCAAAAACTAAACAACTTCTTATTATTGTTTGGTTTTCATCAATGTTCATTATCAGGGACTATAGTATCTTGGGTTGCATTTGCAATTATTGGTGTTTCAGTGCCAGTTTTAATACTATTGCTTCCTAGTTGTTCAGGTTGTGAAAAATATCAAATCAATAAATTtgaacttgatattttagcttCTCAATCTCTTCTTGCTGCCATTTCTTTACTTTGTGTTTCTCATAATTTGAGGAAACATGGGATTCGAAAATTCCTTTTTGTTGATCGCTATCATGGTCATATGGGGAAATTCCGGGAAGAGTATGTCAAGATGATCCAG GGATTCTTCAGCTTGCTTGTTCTGTGGATAATACCATGCTTTGTTTTGAAAACTGTTCGTGAAGTTATCCGAGTTATATATGTTGATCATGAGTCGTGGTGGATCTCAGTTGCTATACTGTTTGCTTTGCTTTCCTCATGGGCGTATTCTACTATAATCTCTCTGTCGGCCAGTGTTTTGCTCAATTTAGTGTGCAATCTTCAAGTTATCCACTTCGCTGATTACACGAAACTCTTGGAAAGTGATTCAGATGTTATTGCACTTATTGATGAACATGTTCGTTTAAGGCACCATCTCTCTAAGATAAGCCACAGATTccgtatttttcttcttttggaatTCCTGGTTGTGACATGTAGTCAAGTGGTTACTCTGTTCCAAACTACAGGGTATCATGGAATCATCACTCTCATCAATGGAGGGGATTTTGCA GTCAGCTCCATCGTCCAAGTCGTTGGCATAGTCATCTGCTTACATGCAACCGCAAAGATTTCTCATAGAGCACAACGTGTTGCATCTGTTGCTAGtagatggcatgccttggtaacAAGTAACTCACCTGATCCATCTCGTATGAGAGGCTCAAATAGTGTGGGGAACTTCGAGGCACTTGCTAATCCAATAAGATCAATACCTACAGtcttctctgaaagtgatttGGAGTCGTTGGATAGCATTGGACCACCAAATTATACACAGCTGGCTTCTCATGTGTCTTCATACAATAAGAGACAAGCATTTG TTTTGTTATGCAGTAATGTATCTGCAGTCCAACCGGCTGGAGTCACAATCTATGGATGGACGGTAGACCGAGAACTCATCAACACAGTTTTCCTAATCGAGTTCTCACTGATACTTTTCGTTCTTGGGAAAACCATGATCTTCACTTGA
- the LOC113302778 gene encoding uncharacterized protein LOC113302778 isoform X3 has product MADPHNPNPVAEEPSTAALVVPLIDPNHNIIRIKDEEVKEEELTDTELEENLQKLNNFLLLFGFHQCSLSGTIVSWVAFAIIGVSVPVLILLLPSCSGCEKYQINKFELDILASQSLLAAISLLCVSHNLRKHGIRKFLFVDRYHGHMGKFREEYVKMIQGFFSLLVLWIIPCFVLKTVREVIRVIYVDHESWWISVAILFALLSSWAYSTIISLSASVLLNLVCNLQVIHFADYTKLLESDSDVIALIDEHVRLRHHLSKISHRFRIFLLLEFLVVTCSQVVTLFQTTGYHGIITLINGGDFAVSSIVQVVGIVICLHATAKISHRAQRVASVASRWHALVTSNSPDPSRMRGSNSVGNFEALANPIRSIPTVFSESDLESLDSIGPPNYTQLASHVSSYNKRQAFVLLCSNVSAVQPAGVTIYGWTVDRELINTVFLIEFSLILFVLGKTMIFT; this is encoded by the exons ATGGCTGATCCACATAACCCTAACCCAGTTGCTGAAGAGCCATCAACAGCAGCCCTAGTAGTTCCACTGATTGATCCAAACCATAACATAATCCGAATAAAAGATGAAGaagttaaagaagaagaattaactGATACAGAATTAGAGGAAAACCTGCAAAAACTAAACAACTTCTTATTATTGTTTGGTTTTCATCAATGTTCATTATCAGGGACTATAGTATCTTGGGTTGCATTTGCAATTATTGGTGTTTCAGTGCCAGTTTTAATACTATTGCTTCCTAGTTGTTCAGGTTGTGAAAAATATCAAATCAATAAATTtgaacttgatattttagcttCTCAATCTCTTCTTGCTGCCATTTCTTTACTTTGTGTTTCTCATAATTTGAGGAAACATGGGATTCGAAAATTCCTTTTTGTTGATCGCTATCATG GTCATATGGGGAAATTCCGGGAAGAGTATGTCAAGATGATCCAG GGATTCTTCAGCTTGCTTGTTCTGTGGATAATACCATGCTTTGTTTTGAAAACTGTTCGTGAAGTTATCCGAGTTATATATGTTGATCATGAGTCGTGGTGGATCTCAGTTGCTATACTGTTTGCTTTGCTTTCCTCATGGGCGTATTCTACTATAATCTCTCTGTCGGCCAGTGTTTTGCTCAATTTAGTGTGCAATCTTCAAGTTATCCACTTCGCTGATTACACGAAACTCTTGGAAAGTGATTCAGATGTTATTGCACTTATTGATGAACATGTTCGTTTAAGGCACCATCTCTCTAAGATAAGCCACAGATTccgtatttttcttcttttggaatTCCTGGTTGTGACATGTAGTCAAGTGGTTACTCTGTTCCAAACTACAGGGTATCATGGAATCATCACTCTCATCAATGGAGGGGATTTTGCA GTCAGCTCCATCGTCCAAGTCGTTGGCATAGTCATCTGCTTACATGCAACCGCAAAGATTTCTCATAGAGCACAACGTGTTGCATCTGTTGCTAGtagatggcatgccttggtaacAAGTAACTCACCTGATCCATCTCGTATGAGAGGCTCAAATAGTGTGGGGAACTTCGAGGCACTTGCTAATCCAATAAGATCAATACCTACAGtcttctctgaaagtgatttGGAGTCGTTGGATAGCATTGGACCACCAAATTATACACAGCTGGCTTCTCATGTGTCTTCATACAATAAGAGACAAGCATTTG TTTTGTTATGCAGTAATGTATCTGCAGTCCAACCGGCTGGAGTCACAATCTATGGATGGACGGTAGACCGAGAACTCATCAACACAGTTTTCCTAATCGAGTTCTCACTGATACTTTTCGTTCTTGGGAAAACCATGATCTTCACTTGA
- the LOC113302778 gene encoding uncharacterized protein LOC113302778 isoform X2 codes for MADPHNPNPVAEEPSTAALVVPLIDPNHNIIRIKDEEVKEEELTDTELEENLQKLNNFLLLFGFHQCSLSGTIVSWVAFAIIGVSVPVLILLLPSCSGCEKYQINKFELDILASQSLLAAISLLCVSHNLRKHGIRKFLFVDRYHGHMGKFREEYVKMIQGSWKVSFCPHPTIHCWMGTRLGKYLAFVVNRRPCAPNAGFFSLLVLWIIPCFVLKTVREVIRVIYVDHESWWISVAILFALLSSWAYSTIISLSASVLLNLVCNLQVIHFADYTKLLESDSDVIALIDEHVRLRHHLSKISHRFRIFLLLEFLVVTCSQVVTLFQTTGYHGIITLINGGDFAVSSIVQVVGIVICLHATAKISHRAQRVASVASRWHALVTSNSPDPSRMRGSNSVGNFEALANPIRSIPTVFSESDLESLDSIGPPNYTQLASHVSSYNKRQAFVMYLQSNRLESQSMDGR; via the exons ATGGCTGATCCACATAACCCTAACCCAGTTGCTGAAGAGCCATCAACAGCAGCCCTAGTAGTTCCACTGATTGATCCAAACCATAACATAATCCGAATAAAAGATGAAGaagttaaagaagaagaattaactGATACAGAATTAGAGGAAAACCTGCAAAAACTAAACAACTTCTTATTATTGTTTGGTTTTCATCAATGTTCATTATCAGGGACTATAGTATCTTGGGTTGCATTTGCAATTATTGGTGTTTCAGTGCCAGTTTTAATACTATTGCTTCCTAGTTGTTCAGGTTGTGAAAAATATCAAATCAATAAATTtgaacttgatattttagcttCTCAATCTCTTCTTGCTGCCATTTCTTTACTTTGTGTTTCTCATAATTTGAGGAAACATGGGATTCGAAAATTCCTTTTTGTTGATCGCTATCATGGTCATATGGGGAAATTCCGGGAAGAGTATGTCAAGATGATCCAG GGTTCGTGGAAAGTCTCTTTCTGCCCTCATCCCACGATCCATTGTTGGATGGGAACCCGTTTGGGTAAATACCTGGCATTTGTGGTGAATCGGAGACCGTGTGCTCCAAATGCT GGATTCTTCAGCTTGCTTGTTCTGTGGATAATACCATGCTTTGTTTTGAAAACTGTTCGTGAAGTTATCCGAGTTATATATGTTGATCATGAGTCGTGGTGGATCTCAGTTGCTATACTGTTTGCTTTGCTTTCCTCATGGGCGTATTCTACTATAATCTCTCTGTCGGCCAGTGTTTTGCTCAATTTAGTGTGCAATCTTCAAGTTATCCACTTCGCTGATTACACGAAACTCTTGGAAAGTGATTCAGATGTTATTGCACTTATTGATGAACATGTTCGTTTAAGGCACCATCTCTCTAAGATAAGCCACAGATTccgtatttttcttcttttggaatTCCTGGTTGTGACATGTAGTCAAGTGGTTACTCTGTTCCAAACTACAGGGTATCATGGAATCATCACTCTCATCAATGGAGGGGATTTTGCA GTCAGCTCCATCGTCCAAGTCGTTGGCATAGTCATCTGCTTACATGCAACCGCAAAGATTTCTCATAGAGCACAACGTGTTGCATCTGTTGCTAGtagatggcatgccttggtaacAAGTAACTCACCTGATCCATCTCGTATGAGAGGCTCAAATAGTGTGGGGAACTTCGAGGCACTTGCTAATCCAATAAGATCAATACCTACAGtcttctctgaaagtgatttGGAGTCGTTGGATAGCATTGGACCACCAAATTATACACAGCTGGCTTCTCATGTGTCTTCATACAATAAGAGACAAGCATTTG TAATGTATCTGCAGTCCAACCGGCTGGAGTCACAATCTATGGATGGACGGTAG